The Deltaproteobacteria bacterium sequence CGCGGCCTTTCGGGCAGTGGGGGAAGGGCCACGCCGTGCCTCGCGGCGTAGCGCAGCGCCTGCCACACGACACAGACCAAGCCAGTCTTGCTACTCGGTGCGAGACGGGCCATGGACGCCAGGTACTCCCCGAGCACTTCGCGATCGATTTCGGATGGATCGGAGACGCTTCTCGCCAGGAATCGATCGAACCGATGCAGACGGGCTGCCTGGCTTGCGAAGTCGCCACTCCCCGCACATCTCCAGGCGACGAATTGCTCGAACGCGTCCGCCAGGCAACTGGAGAATCCGTTGGACCTCATCGGAGCAGCTCCGGCCAGGCGATCGCGACTTCGCGCAGAGACGGCTGATCCACCTTCGCGTAGATGCATGCCGAGGCGATGTGCCGGTGCCCAAGATGGTCGGCCACCTCCTTCAGCGACCTTCCCGATCTCAGCAGGCGAGTCGCGAAAGCGTGCCGAAAGATGTGCGGTCCGAAGCGACCGGGATCGATTCGGGCTCGCTCGAACCGACTCTGAACGAGACTCCCGACCGCCGAGGGTCCCAGCGGGAGATACGGCCGCCTCAGACGAGTGAAAACTCGATCGTGGTCGACGGCCGGACGAACCTCGCGGATGTAGCGAGCCAGGGCGCGCGCGACCGCCCCGAGGAGAACCTGGGTCACCGTCTTGCCACCCTTGTGGCCTCGGAAGCGAATCTGAGCATCGCGCCACGCGATGTCCCCGAGCCGGAGGCTAGTGATCTGGCCTCGCCGGATTCCGTAGGTCGCCAGGACCAACAGGACGGCACGGTCACGAATCCCACTGGCGCTGGTGTCGTCAACCGAATCGAGAAGCTGCCGGATGTCCTCGTCCGCGATTCCTCGAACCGTCTCTGCCAGGCGATAGGTCCTGACCGTCGGGATGGCTTCGACCAGGCGATGCTGGGTCAGACCTTGATCGGCCGTGAACTCGAGGAACGCTCGAACGGACGATCGCAGGCACCGAAGGGAAGCGTGACCCAGTTCCTGCCCGTACTCTGCAAAGAAACGCTCGATTCTCTCGGGCGTAAGGAGACCGAGATACTCCTCCGGGGCGCGCCGCTTCGTGATCCAGAGGAGAAAGTCCCTCGCCGCACGGACGCGGGCCCGGACCGACTCGGGCTGCATCGCCCTCATGGTCCGAAGCCAATCGAAGAACGAGCCGAGGATCGATCGCAGGCGCGGGGGAGCGAGATCGATGGGGCGGTGGGCATCTTCCCAGGCCCGCTCCTCTGACCAGGGAAGGGGCGGCGAACGTCTTGGCATCGGGGCTCTCCAGGGGAAATTGGTGGCATGACTCCCCCTATCTCACCGCCGGATTATGTGGAGCGCAACGCCCGGCGGTCCGGAGAAAACCTCTACGCCGCATGGACCTACGACTCGACTCGAGCCGGAATGCCGCATAATCCCGGACTCCACATAACACGGCTTATGGGGAGCTCCCCATAAGCCGTGATATCGGAGCTGGTTTCTGCGGGGCGGGGACCAGAGCGGCCCAACTCAGGCCCTCTGCGGCGAGGCTAGATCCCGGTGGCCCTCGGGTGGTCGCGCCAGTCCCGCTTCACCTCGACCCGGGTCATGAGATGGACGGGGGCCTCGAGGATGCACTGGAGCTCCTCGCGGGCACGGCTGCCGATCTCCTTGATCTTCCGGCCGCCGGCGCCGATCAGGATGCCCTTCCGGCTGTCG is a genomic window containing:
- a CDS encoding tyrosine-type recombinase/integrase; translated protein: MRAMQPESVRARVRAARDFLLWITKRRAPEEYLGLLTPERIERFFAEYGQELGHASLRCLRSSVRAFLEFTADQGLTQHRLVEAIPTVRTYRLAETVRGIADEDIRQLLDSVDDTSASGIRDRAVLLVLATYGIRRGQITSLRLGDIAWRDAQIRFRGHKGGKTVTQVLLGAVARALARYIREVRPAVDHDRVFTRLRRPYLPLGPSAVGSLVQSRFERARIDPGRFGPHIFRHAFATRLLRSGRSLKEVADHLGHRHIASACIYAKVDQPSLREVAIAWPELLR